The Thermocrinis albus DSM 14484 genome segment TTTCTGAGACAGGCACCCAGACATGAGGCCAGCTCTGGTTCACAGTAAGGGTTTTCCAAAGGATGGGGGAAGAGATCTCTGAGTCCGGGAGTGCGTGCACCACCACCTGTGAGAACCACCGGCATGTTTATATCAAAACCAGAAGAGGTTATAAGTTCTCTGTAAAACTCCGCAGCTTCCTCCAGCTGAGTTCCTTTTGATTTGAGAAGATTTTCCGCCTCTTGGTGAGATACACCTCTTCGATGGGATATGATGTCTACCAGATGGTTTTGCCCCCTCATGAGAACTCGGTAAGCTCTTAAAATCCCGTTTTCTACCTTCACAAAGGTGGTCTTTCTTTGGCCTATGTCCACCAAAAGACAGGTGGAGGCTATTAGGGATGCCAGTCTGGCAAGAGCGAACACCTCAGGTTCTACCAGCTGGCAAGGAGGTTTTTCTTTACATACACAGAGAAAGACGGTATCACCGTAAAGACTTATCTGGTGAGGAAAAGGTCCGTACTTGGAATCTACCAGCATACGATAGTAACTTTTTAACTCTCTGTACTTCTTGGTGAAGGCCTCTTCCACCTTTACCAAACATTGGGAGGAAGGTATGACGCATATTTCTTCTCCCCTTTTTTTCACAACTCGCCAACTTTTTCTCAGTAAATTGATCTCCACGCTGAGACTCTTACCGCTGTCTACAGCGGTGTAAACCTTCTTTATCATGCCTCTGTCCTCACAGCCCTTATTATCTCTTCAGGCGTGGTGATACCCTCCATCACCTTTCTTACACCATCTTCCAACATACTCCTAAATCCTCTCCTTACAGCCTCCTCTCTTATAGCCTGTGCATCCTGGGTCCTCACTATGAGCTTCTTAAGATCCTCCGTCAGCTCTAAGATCTCAAAGATGCCTGTTCTTCCTCTGTAACCTGTACCCATGCAGGCAGGGCATCCCTTACCCCTGTAGAAGGTATAGTGTCCCTCCAAAGAGAGTTCCCTAAGCTCCTCCTCAGTAGGTTCGTAAGGTTCCTTACACTGGTTACATATCTTCCTCACCAATCTCTGGGCTATCACCACATCCAAAGAAGATGCCAAAAGGAAAGGTTCCACACCTAAATCCACCAGACGAGATATGGAGGAAGGAGCATCGTTGGTGTGGAGGGTGGACAGAAGGAGGTGGCCTGTTAGAGCTGCGTGGACAGCTATCTGGGCGGTTTCTGAGTCTCTTATCTCACCCACCATGATGACATCCGGGTCTTGGCGTAATATAGCTCTAAGTCCCGCAGCGAAGGTTAGACCCACCTTTGGATTTACCTGTATCTGACTTACTCCCTCCAACTGGTACTCAGGGGGATCCTCTATGGTGATAATGTTTCTGGTGGGGTTCTTTACCTCCAGTAGGAGAGCGTACAGAGTGGTACTCTTGCCTGCTCCCGTAGGACCCGTGGCCAGTATCATACCGTAGGGTTTTTTGGCAGCCCTCTTAAGTTTGGCAAGATCCTCTTGACTTAGCCCCAACTCTTCCAGACTCAG includes the following:
- a CDS encoding GspE/PulE family protein, whose protein sequence is MNLLKDYRLIPVEETEEYIKLLAPEGYDPLVLEEIRFITNKDLRVTFLSQEEFTQQLQRVLSQQEIQIEGYDTEREVTDLLLEESSGPAVDFVNQLLIKGATTGASDIHIEPYEGQSYVRIRLDGVLHDYVQIPLSLHQQVVARIKVLADLNVAERRTPQDGKMRVRVGGKDIDIRVSVIPTVFGERVVLRLLYRSEKILSLEELGLSQEDLAKLKRAAKKPYGMILATGPTGAGKSTTLYALLLEVKNPTRNIITIEDPPEYQLEGVSQIQVNPKVGLTFAAGLRAILRQDPDVIMVGEIRDSETAQIAVHAALTGHLLLSTLHTNDAPSSISRLVDLGVEPFLLASSLDVVIAQRLVRKICNQCKEPYEPTEEELRELSLEGHYTFYRGKGCPACMGTGYRGRTGIFEILELTEDLKKLIVRTQDAQAIREEAVRRGFRSMLEDGVRKVMEGITTPEEIIRAVRTEA